One Paenibacillus riograndensis SBR5 DNA segment encodes these proteins:
- a CDS encoding response regulator, whose translation MYKVMIVDDEAWAIKGICNAFDWDKYGFEIVGQFKSAYNAWDAIRADKPDLVFTDIRMPDISGLDLMKRAKSHGLDTEFVIVSGYAEFEYAQEALRYGALDYFLKPLDIDMADQFIMKLAMHFSRRSEARNQILLDALTSADEDEIKRLLPYSGCAAVCYYQVLAIYFEGENKDFKKLLSLEGKPVYAVEVEAGTRKMLVVLITEHRAYLEGNWDERILNKTGISVVGISSISSELKHMSKLIKEADLSASRVFLEEAAGAVHYEPKLHLVKPCIDRLYSIVQGNQFDNMDVYIKGLQKYFRDHHLGMCEVVYLWNQAVGILVNAYPEELKDMELEFLNYSEIKERFEHFESLCSFLYEVLASIRQENSRSLQEGDILSCFNKMIAYINQHFEQKLYLKDLSAQFFINQVYCCQFFKKNLGKTFSEYVSDLRIKKARELLKQTDLSIEKIAIKSGYVDYYYFNKVFKKHCGMTPTKFRKS comes from the coding sequence GTGTATAAGGTCATGATTGTAGATGATGAAGCGTGGGCAATTAAAGGAATCTGCAACGCCTTTGATTGGGATAAGTATGGGTTTGAAATCGTAGGCCAGTTTAAAAGCGCTTACAATGCCTGGGATGCCATAAGGGCGGATAAACCAGATCTGGTATTTACGGATATCCGTATGCCGGACATTTCCGGGCTGGATCTGATGAAGAGGGCCAAATCACACGGGCTGGACACTGAGTTTGTCATCGTAAGCGGATATGCGGAATTTGAATATGCTCAGGAAGCGCTGCGCTACGGCGCACTGGATTATTTCCTGAAGCCATTGGATATTGATATGGCTGATCAGTTCATTATGAAGTTGGCCATGCACTTCTCCCGCAGAAGCGAGGCACGCAATCAAATCCTTCTGGATGCGCTGACCTCGGCAGATGAGGACGAGATAAAACGCTTATTGCCGTATTCCGGTTGTGCGGCTGTATGCTATTACCAGGTGCTTGCTATCTATTTTGAGGGCGAAAACAAGGATTTCAAAAAGCTGCTGTCTTTGGAGGGAAAGCCTGTTTATGCTGTGGAAGTTGAAGCCGGGACCAGAAAAATGTTGGTTGTTCTGATAACGGAGCATAGGGCTTATTTGGAAGGGAATTGGGATGAACGGATTCTGAATAAGACGGGCATCAGCGTTGTGGGCATTAGCAGCATCTCCAGCGAGCTTAAGCATATGAGCAAGCTGATTAAAGAAGCAGACCTGTCCGCCTCCCGGGTTTTTCTGGAGGAAGCTGCAGGCGCCGTTCACTATGAGCCGAAGCTTCATCTGGTGAAACCATGTATCGATAGGCTCTATAGTATCGTTCAGGGGAATCAATTTGACAACATGGATGTGTACATCAAAGGGCTGCAGAAATACTTTAGGGATCATCATCTGGGCATGTGTGAGGTTGTCTACTTGTGGAATCAGGCAGTCGGAATACTTGTAAACGCATATCCTGAGGAATTGAAGGATATGGAACTGGAATTCCTGAATTATTCCGAGATCAAGGAGCGTTTTGAACACTTTGAGTCTCTGTGCAGCTTTCTGTATGAGGTCCTGGCCTCTATCAGGCAGGAGAACAGCCGCTCTTTGCAGGAAGGGGACATCCTGTCCTGCTTCAACAAGATGATAGCCTATATCAACCAGCACTTTGAGCAGAAATTGTATTTGAAGGATTTGTCCGCCCAATTTTTCATCAATCAGGTGTATTGCTGTCAATTTTTCAAAAAAAATCTGGGCAAAACTTTCTCCGAATATGTATCGGATCTCAGGATCAAGAAAGCCCGTGAGCTTCTGAAGCAAACAGACCTGTCCATTGAGAAAATTGCCATTAAGTCCGGGTATGTGGACTATTATTATTTCAATAAAGTTTTCAAGAAGCATTGCGGGATGACGCCCACCAAATTCAGAAAAAGTTAG